A region from the Fibrobacter sp. genome encodes:
- a CDS encoding serine/threonine protein kinase, with the protein MIDKESDQGKSLLNTGISDTSSLPRLGEIIGNCRITSILGEGGIGIVYKGFEVDIEMERAIKVLKPGADEILRKQFEVEAKVTARLDHPNIIKVHGGGIWDGRLPFIQMEYIDGKSLRAILNEYPSLPPAVCLSIISVIASALDYAYGKSFSIWGNSSEKLVHLDLKPENLLLTGDGILKVMDFGLAQLGEERYRLDYGTPYYMSPEQHDQQKVDCRSDIYTLGIILYEMLCGVRPFKGELESMISSKMSGEMTPISELAGGLPEKVYKIVDKCLMFDRENRYDTHESLRRDIDSALSEIAFLSPQELIRRFMDNPDDFDATICIPTINLPQHPVHRYIPVSLAVIALIAVGYFAFRFFHSPESKQDESAALIGKMSDSATVSVIDSIEPPLKEVSQKTKAAIPAIKTSLPSVNQEQPRSVLQEAIDAFKEKNYTAVIVSINSTGLDNLTGATRDSAVVLLADAFYHARYIREIIELSSKYDVNDVRFYSDVSLAYELAPDFSTAAHYMEKAILAPSIIWRQPRAEILLRRAQFYKRRFEALQDETSRASMIEAYSRFLNEGCQRPGKECNEAKAFLEALRS; encoded by the coding sequence TTGATTGATAAAGAATCTGATCAGGGAAAAAGCCTCCTGAACACCGGAATATCCGACACATCATCTCTGCCCCGGCTCGGTGAAATAATCGGTAACTGCAGAATCACCTCCATTCTGGGTGAAGGCGGTATCGGGATCGTCTATAAGGGTTTTGAAGTCGACATCGAGATGGAACGCGCAATCAAGGTGCTCAAACCCGGTGCTGACGAGATCCTGAGGAAGCAGTTTGAGGTGGAGGCAAAGGTAACCGCCAGACTCGATCATCCAAACATCATCAAAGTCCATGGCGGAGGTATCTGGGACGGCAGATTACCGTTTATTCAGATGGAATACATCGACGGAAAATCTCTCAGGGCAATTCTCAATGAATATCCCTCGCTTCCTCCTGCTGTATGCCTTTCTATAATTTCCGTGATCGCCTCAGCCCTTGATTATGCATACGGAAAATCCTTCTCCATCTGGGGCAATTCCTCGGAAAAACTGGTTCATCTTGACCTTAAGCCGGAAAATCTCCTTCTGACCGGGGATGGAATTCTGAAAGTGATGGACTTCGGACTGGCACAGCTTGGAGAGGAGCGATACAGGCTCGATTATGGTACTCCGTATTACATGAGTCCGGAACAGCACGACCAGCAGAAGGTAGACTGCAGAAGCGATATCTATACCCTGGGTATTATTCTTTACGAGATGCTATGCGGAGTAAGACCATTCAAAGGTGAACTGGAATCGATGATCTCCTCAAAGATGTCCGGTGAAATGACTCCAATCAGCGAACTGGCCGGTGGATTGCCTGAAAAAGTCTATAAGATTGTTGATAAATGCCTGATGTTTGACAGGGAAAACAGGTACGATACACATGAATCTCTTCGTCGTGACATAGACAGTGCGCTTTCCGAAATTGCCTTTCTTTCCCCTCAGGAACTGATCAGAAGGTTTATGGATAACCCGGATGACTTCGATGCTACAATCTGCATCCCCACAATAAATCTTCCACAGCATCCTGTACACAGGTACATTCCAGTATCTCTGGCAGTAATAGCTCTGATAGCTGTCGGGTATTTTGCTTTTCGATTTTTCCACTCTCCGGAAAGTAAACAAGATGAGTCTGCGGCTCTGATCGGAAAAATGAGTGACAGCGCGACAGTATCAGTGATAGATTCAATCGAGCCGCCACTGAAGGAAGTCAGTCAAAAGACTAAAGCAGCCATCCCGGCAATAAAGACCAGTTTACCATCTGTGAACCAGGAACAGCCCAGGTCTGTTCTTCAGGAGGCAATTGACGCATTTAAGGAGAAAAACTATACGGCTGTGATAGTGAGTATCAACTCCACAGGGCTCGATAATCTGACCGGGGCTACACGGGACAGTGCAGTAGTGCTCCTGGCAGATGCCTTCTATCATGCCAGATATATCCGTGAAATAATCGAATTGAGCAGCAAATACGATGTAAATGATGTACGTTTCTACTCTGATGTCTCCCTTGCTTATGAATTAGCGCCTGATTTCAGCACTGCGGCACACTACATGGAAAAAGCGATTCTTGCGCCTTCTATAATATGGAGACAGCCCAGGGCAGAGATTCTGTTAAGAAGGGCACAGTTTTACAAACGTCGCTTTGAGGCGTTACAGGATGAAACAAGCAGGGCCAGCATGATCGAAGCGTACAGCAGATTCCTGAATGAGGGATGTCAGCGACCAGGGAAAGAATGTAATGAGGCAAAGGCTTTTCTGGAAGCTTTAAGGAGTTGA
- the selB gene encoding selenocysteine-specific translation elongation factor — protein MKHLILGTAGHVDHGKTALVKALTGIECDTHKEEKRRGITINLGFTSLKLPSGDTIGIVDVPGHRDFVHTMVAGASGIDIALLLVAADSGVMPQTREHLRIMQILGVRSGIIVISRIDLADPEVSDMAETEIRELVKGTFLENAPIVKVSSKTGEGIDELKGAIARAASEVRVRAGSEVFRMFIDRVFSVSGYGTVATGSVIGGTVKAGSTVYLLPRGRELKLRRLERYGNEVEEVTAGDRASLNLSGVSREETARGMLVSDRLLRSSMLLDANFNLFESGKTLKLWSRAVFLLGTFESQARIHLLDKQSIRAGECAIVQIHLEEPCTAQIGDRFVLRSSSCDTTLGGGEIIDASPLHHRRRSSQLIERLKKLSTGKLPELITSEVKKNPGGISLKSLVERLNISSAEIVSTELSCVIRLQGEKDLYLIDEADLDSTCSRIIRGIADYHKKNPLASSGPALEELQGILPVCQGQDGKDILGAILARMVNQKKLRKEGHRWSLHGHHAASGLYVREIDIVERFFKDCGLKTPLLSELELHARRNGLDNHLLRQIIQHLISAGLLYKAESDLIHSSIVDSSRITLLRKLKETPEGLTVAAFRDLISANRKLCLLLLSIYDKEGVTERRGDMRVITKKGIEVLDSTP, from the coding sequence ATGAAACATCTCATCCTGGGTACTGCCGGGCACGTTGATCACGGAAAAACTGCTCTTGTTAAAGCACTTACCGGAATTGAATGCGATACTCACAAAGAGGAGAAACGCCGGGGGATTACCATAAACCTGGGGTTTACATCCCTTAAGCTTCCATCAGGTGATACAATTGGCATAGTCGATGTTCCGGGGCACAGGGATTTTGTGCATACGATGGTGGCCGGGGCAAGCGGAATCGATATAGCACTTCTCCTTGTCGCAGCAGACAGTGGAGTGATGCCCCAGACCAGGGAGCATCTGAGAATAATGCAGATACTGGGAGTGCGCAGCGGTATCATTGTGATCTCCAGGATCGATCTGGCTGATCCTGAAGTTTCCGATATGGCAGAGACTGAAATTCGTGAACTGGTCAAAGGTACATTTCTGGAGAATGCACCCATTGTAAAGGTCTCCTCAAAAACCGGCGAAGGTATTGATGAGCTGAAAGGTGCCATAGCAAGAGCGGCTTCGGAAGTCAGAGTACGTGCCGGTAGTGAGGTTTTCAGGATGTTCATAGACCGGGTGTTCAGTGTCAGTGGATACGGCACTGTGGCTACCGGTTCAGTTATTGGCGGCACTGTGAAGGCTGGCTCCACGGTATACCTTCTTCCCCGGGGCAGGGAACTGAAACTGCGGCGATTGGAGCGCTATGGCAATGAAGTGGAGGAGGTGACTGCCGGTGACAGGGCATCACTGAATCTTTCAGGTGTATCCCGTGAGGAGACTGCCAGAGGCATGCTGGTTTCTGACCGTCTTCTGCGCTCATCAATGCTTCTGGATGCAAACTTCAACCTTTTTGAATCTGGGAAAACTCTCAAGTTGTGGTCACGAGCCGTTTTTCTCCTGGGGACTTTCGAGTCACAGGCCAGAATTCATCTTCTTGATAAGCAATCGATTCGTGCGGGGGAATGTGCTATAGTCCAGATTCATCTTGAAGAACCCTGTACTGCTCAGATCGGGGATCGTTTTGTGCTGCGTAGTTCATCGTGTGATACTACTCTGGGCGGAGGAGAGATAATCGATGCCTCGCCGCTTCATCACAGAAGACGTTCTTCACAACTGATTGAGAGATTGAAGAAACTTTCAACCGGGAAATTACCGGAACTGATTACTTCTGAAGTGAAGAAAAACCCGGGTGGAATCTCTCTGAAATCTCTTGTGGAGCGGTTGAATATCTCTTCCGCAGAGATTGTTTCAACTGAACTCTCATGTGTTATCCGTCTTCAGGGGGAAAAAGATCTCTATCTGATTGACGAAGCTGATCTCGATAGTACCTGCAGCAGGATTATCAGGGGAATTGCTGATTATCACAAAAAGAACCCGCTCGCTTCCTCAGGACCTGCTCTTGAGGAACTCCAGGGGATACTCCCTGTTTGTCAAGGCCAGGATGGGAAAGATATTCTTGGGGCAATTCTGGCGCGGATGGTTAACCAGAAGAAATTAAGAAAAGAGGGACATCGGTGGAGCCTTCATGGTCATCATGCAGCATCAGGGCTTTATGTCCGGGAGATCGATATTGTAGAGAGATTCTTTAAAGACTGTGGTCTGAAAACGCCTCTTCTTTCGGAACTCGAGCTGCATGCCAGGAGAAATGGTCTGGATAATCATCTGCTCAGACAGATTATTCAACATCTGATTTCAGCCGGTTTATTATATAAAGCGGAATCGGATCTTATCCACTCCTCGATTGTAGATTCCTCACGGATTACTCTGTTGCGCAAACTTAAAGAGACCCCGGAAGGTCTCACTGTGGCTGCATTCAGAGATCTGATAAGTGCAAACCGCAAGCTCTGTCTTCTCCTGTTATCAATTTACGACAAGGAAGGAGTGACTGAGAGAAGAGGGGATATGAGGGTTATTACAAAAAAAGGAATAGAGGTACTTGATTCAACTCCTTAA
- the selA gene encoding L-seryl-tRNA(Sec) selenium transferase → MNPEKNFRQLPSVDKVLHTGISEELIERHGRAIVTYAVRRALQNARISMEAGENKIDLSPEGISHSAGDIVKAICEPSLKPVINATGILLHTNLGRAPLGDAVVEGMIPVISGYSNLEFDLQSASRGHRTEHLSEFLTYLTGAEGIIIVNNNAAGIILALSTFASGKEVIISRGELIEIGGAFRIPEIMAASGAKMIEVGTTNRTRLSDYEQAINPATAAIFKAHKSNYTIEGFTEEVSVRELSILARSYQIPLFYDIGSGLLRKPDLKGFENEPNVQSAINDGAELVMFSGDKLLGGPQAGIIAGRRELVSALSRAPLMRALRVGKLTIAALSQACRSYLSDKSLVENNPVFYFLHRKDEEKREIAVTLKDELAKRQIASEISESTGQCGGGTLPDLKIPSYAVTLISPVKDREAFAESVFHNLLKRDLPVLGILREGRIVFDVFALSGKDLPVIVEATVDCVRGALQ, encoded by the coding sequence ATGAATCCAGAAAAGAACTTCCGACAGTTGCCAAGTGTTGACAAAGTACTTCATACCGGAATTTCAGAGGAGCTTATTGAGCGCCACGGTCGTGCAATTGTGACTTATGCTGTCCGCCGGGCACTGCAGAACGCAAGAATCTCTATGGAAGCCGGGGAGAATAAGATAGATCTATCGCCCGAAGGCATCTCGCACTCAGCCGGTGATATTGTAAAAGCTATCTGTGAACCCTCACTGAAACCTGTAATTAACGCCACAGGAATTCTGCTTCATACAAATCTTGGCCGGGCACCCCTTGGTGATGCAGTAGTGGAAGGAATGATACCGGTGATAAGCGGGTACTCCAATCTGGAATTCGACCTTCAGAGCGCCTCCAGAGGCCATCGTACAGAACATCTTTCCGAGTTCCTGACCTATCTTACCGGTGCCGAAGGTATAATAATTGTAAATAACAACGCCGCAGGAATAATTCTTGCCCTCAGTACTTTTGCTTCCGGTAAAGAGGTGATTATTTCCAGAGGGGAATTGATTGAAATCGGAGGGGCATTCAGGATTCCGGAAATAATGGCTGCCTCAGGGGCAAAGATGATCGAGGTGGGGACTACAAACCGCACCCGGCTTTCAGATTATGAACAGGCGATAAATCCGGCCACCGCGGCCATATTCAAGGCTCACAAGTCGAACTATACGATCGAGGGCTTTACAGAGGAAGTATCGGTGAGGGAGCTTTCCATTCTTGCCCGATCGTATCAGATTCCACTTTTCTACGATATTGGTTCAGGACTGCTTCGCAAACCTGACCTCAAGGGCTTTGAAAATGAGCCAAATGTGCAGAGCGCTATCAATGACGGTGCTGAACTTGTCATGTTTTCAGGTGACAAGCTGCTGGGAGGACCGCAGGCCGGTATAATTGCCGGGCGAAGGGAGCTTGTTTCTGCACTTTCACGTGCCCCTCTGATGAGAGCTTTGCGTGTGGGGAAACTTACAATAGCAGCACTCTCTCAAGCCTGCAGAAGTTATCTCAGTGATAAAAGCCTTGTCGAAAACAACCCTGTGTTCTATTTCCTGCATCGTAAAGATGAAGAAAAACGGGAAATCGCAGTTACTTTAAAAGATGAGCTGGCAAAAAGACAGATTGCCTCCGAAATCTCAGAGAGCACAGGTCAATGCGGAGGCGGTACTCTTCCTGACCTGAAGATCCCCAGCTACGCAGTGACGCTTATCTCACCTGTTAAGGACAGAGAGGCTTTCGCCGAATCGGTATTCCATAATCTGCTGAAAAGGGATCTGCCTGTGCTTGGTATCCTGAGGGAGGGGCGGATAGTTTTCGATGTTTTTGCCCTGTCAGGTAAAGATCTGCCGGTCATTGTCGAGGCGACAGTTGACTGTGTGAGAGGCGCGCTTCAATGA
- a CDS encoding glycosyl hydrolase family 57 — protein MGNFPDQIDGLPNICGLEGNLKELVNSAADKPVFLNDSRISFQRIKSACAIALHMHQPLIPAGGGDLRTAAIISNLQHMMNNQGIGDNHNAPVFQWCYKRMGDFIPQYVGEGKQPRVMLEYSGTLLWGFQQMGLGDVIDNLKRITMDHNYRNYVEWLGAPWGHAVAPSTPVQDYKLHVLAWQHHFAAMFGPEALERVRGFSPSEMALPNHPDVAYEFVKTLRECGYKWLLVQEHTIENPLDGYGPQLKHLPHRLVCRNSEGDEVSIIAIIKTQGSDTKLVAQMQPYYEAKSLNRWELAGKQVPPLVTQIADGENGGVMMNEFPAKYAEVVNECNGSETVLMNVTEYLEHLFALGIKESDFPVVQPIFQKAIWDRFTPGTGPDKLAKTIETLKKEDHRFHMDGGSWTNNISWVNGYENVLDPMLKLSSLFNQKVLSRNPDTREHRYRNALFHLLSSQTSCYRYWGQGIWTDYGIEICRRGMDIINFDFK, from the coding sequence ATAGGAAATTTTCCTGATCAGATAGATGGATTGCCCAATATTTGTGGGCTGGAGGGTAATCTGAAGGAACTGGTCAACTCAGCAGCCGATAAACCAGTGTTCCTTAATGACAGCAGAATTTCTTTTCAGCGTATAAAGAGTGCCTGTGCCATCGCTCTTCACATGCACCAGCCTCTTATTCCTGCCGGGGGAGGGGATCTCAGAACCGCTGCTATTATCAGTAATCTTCAGCACATGATGAACAACCAGGGGATAGGAGACAATCATAATGCTCCAGTGTTCCAGTGGTGTTATAAGCGGATGGGTGATTTTATTCCCCAGTATGTGGGAGAGGGAAAACAACCCAGGGTTATGCTTGAGTATTCCGGGACACTTCTGTGGGGTTTTCAGCAGATGGGGCTTGGTGATGTGATCGATAATCTTAAGAGAATTACAATGGATCACAATTACCGCAATTATGTGGAGTGGCTGGGTGCTCCCTGGGGGCATGCTGTTGCCCCGTCGACGCCAGTTCAGGATTACAAGCTTCACGTTCTTGCATGGCAGCATCATTTTGCAGCGATGTTTGGACCTGAGGCACTTGAGAGGGTACGAGGATTTTCTCCTTCAGAGATGGCTCTTCCAAACCACCCTGATGTCGCCTATGAATTTGTCAAGACACTCAGGGAGTGCGGATATAAATGGCTTCTTGTGCAGGAGCATACAATTGAGAATCCGCTTGATGGCTATGGACCGCAGTTGAAGCATCTTCCTCACAGACTTGTCTGCAGGAATTCCGAAGGTGATGAGGTATCCATAATTGCGATTATAAAGACTCAGGGAAGTGATACTAAACTGGTCGCTCAGATGCAGCCATACTATGAGGCCAAGTCGCTTAACAGGTGGGAACTTGCGGGAAAACAGGTGCCGCCTTTGGTGACTCAGATTGCGGATGGAGAAAATGGCGGGGTTATGATGAATGAGTTCCCGGCGAAGTATGCTGAGGTTGTAAACGAATGCAACGGCTCCGAAACCGTACTTATGAATGTCACAGAATACCTCGAACATCTCTTCGCTCTTGGAATCAAAGAGTCTGATTTCCCGGTTGTACAGCCGATTTTCCAAAAAGCAATTTGGGATAGGTTCACTCCTGGTACCGGCCCGGACAAACTTGCTAAAACTATTGAGACTCTCAAGAAGGAAGATCATCGTTTTCACATGGATGGCGGAAGCTGGACCAACAATATTTCGTGGGTAAATGGGTATGAAAACGTGCTTGATCCGATGCTCAAGCTCAGTTCTCTTTTCAACCAGAAGGTCCTGAGCAGAAACCCTGATACAAGAGAACACAGGTACAGAAACGCACTCTTCCATCTGCTTTCATCTCAGACCAGTTGTTACAGGTACTGGGGACAGGGTATCTGGACAGATTACGGGATTGAGATATGCAGGCGGGGTATGGATATAATTAATTTTGATTTCAAGTAG
- a CDS encoding glycoside hydrolase family 57: MMPDKIHHALVLNFHQPSENLEGLLAENEWEAKEILWTLDRVPRTLWNYEEIARVHLSLSGTLLETLSSPGFQSRVYGVVKCGKMLWHYQNTRIIEILGTGYYHPVLPLVPSQDREEHCIRWQGIARHLFWRLEFPGFWPPEMGFCMEMIPMLRRLGYRYVFVDSENVEPLDEMSWQETRYRPHFARYGDDEIIVIVRDRELSDAQLSGMDLGWFEKEVKERTKWCDFPPLVTTCTDGDNGGWFRNTNKQSNFWNYFYMDLLENVKNGTSPISPVFINDYLNQFGASKRVNVKTAAWNTGWHNGKDFVQWTGSQAQKDALKRVAEVSGRYHDLKASLSPEAANEIYWHILRAQTSCNFFWGEAWVYKCHQDLDEAEGLMKDMEKMQPLESHA, translated from the coding sequence ATGATGCCTGATAAGATTCATCACGCTTTAGTATTGAATTTTCACCAGCCATCAGAGAATCTGGAAGGATTGCTTGCAGAAAACGAGTGGGAAGCAAAGGAAATACTGTGGACACTGGACAGGGTTCCAAGGACATTATGGAACTATGAGGAGATTGCCAGAGTCCATCTCTCACTCTCCGGCACTCTCCTGGAAACCCTCTCCTCACCGGGTTTTCAGAGCAGGGTTTATGGTGTGGTGAAATGTGGAAAGATGCTTTGGCATTATCAGAACACCAGAATCATCGAAATCCTGGGGACCGGTTATTATCATCCTGTTTTGCCTCTTGTTCCTTCACAGGACAGAGAGGAACACTGCATTCGCTGGCAGGGTATCGCCCGTCATCTTTTCTGGCGACTGGAATTTCCTGGATTCTGGCCTCCTGAAATGGGATTTTGCATGGAGATGATTCCCATGCTGCGCAGACTTGGATACAGGTATGTTTTTGTAGATAGTGAGAATGTGGAGCCGCTTGATGAGATGTCGTGGCAGGAGACCCGCTACCGTCCTCATTTTGCCAGATATGGTGATGATGAAATCATTGTAATAGTAAGGGATAGAGAGCTTTCTGATGCGCAGCTTTCGGGAATGGATCTGGGCTGGTTTGAAAAAGAGGTAAAGGAGCGGACAAAATGGTGTGATTTTCCTCCTCTGGTGACTACCTGTACTGATGGTGACAACGGAGGATGGTTTAGAAACACCAATAAACAGAGTAATTTCTGGAATTACTTCTATATGGATCTGCTGGAAAATGTGAAAAACGGCACTTCACCGATCTCTCCGGTATTCATCAATGATTACCTCAACCAATTCGGAGCGTCAAAGAGGGTTAATGTAAAGACCGCTGCCTGGAACACAGGGTGGCACAATGGGAAAGATTTTGTGCAGTGGACTGGTTCTCAGGCGCAAAAAGATGCTCTAAAGCGAGTAGCGGAGGTAAGTGGTCGATATCATGATTTAAAGGCAAGCTTATCTCCGGAGGCTGCAAATGAAATCTACTGGCATATCCTGAGGGCGCAGACAAGCTGTAATTTTTTCTGGGGTGAAGCATGGGTCTATAAGTGTCATCAGGACCTGGATGAAGCAGAGGGCTTGATGAAGGATATGGAGAAAATGCAGCCGTTGGAAAGTCATGCCTGA
- a CDS encoding response regulator: MGKRLEIVIVDDEVQITELLKTFVQCATTNSNIHTFNDSMEAKYFLSKNKIDVLITDYKMPKCNGIQLMEGLGPDVKKILISGYVTEIAEEKLQAMDAVFFEKPVPMKALGQIVHEQEQRIS; encoded by the coding sequence ATGGGAAAGAGATTGGAAATAGTTATTGTTGATGATGAAGTTCAGATCACTGAGCTGTTGAAGACTTTTGTGCAGTGTGCGACTACAAACAGCAATATCCATACTTTTAACGATTCCATGGAAGCCAAGTATTTTCTTTCAAAAAACAAGATAGATGTCCTGATTACCGACTACAAAATGCCCAAATGCAATGGAATCCAGTTAATGGAGGGATTGGGACCAGATGTTAAGAAAATCCTGATTTCAGGTTATGTGACTGAAATTGCAGAAGAAAAACTTCAGGCAATGGATGCTGTTTTTTTCGAAAAACCTGTTCCAATGAAAGCACTGGGCCAAATCGTACACGAACAGGAACAAAGAATTTCCTGA
- a CDS encoding divalent-cation tolerance protein CutA — protein sequence MEAILTYITTKDKQQARLIGKTLVEERLAACVNIIDGMQSIYWWEGAISEDNEAILIAKTRNSLLEKLTNRVKSLHTYTCPCIIAIPISGGNRDYLGWIKETTD from the coding sequence TTGGAGGCAATCCTGACCTATATCACTACCAAAGACAAACAACAGGCCCGTCTCATAGGCAAAACTCTTGTAGAGGAGCGGCTCGCTGCTTGTGTCAATATTATCGACGGGATGCAATCAATTTATTGGTGGGAAGGTGCCATAAGCGAGGACAATGAGGCAATCCTTATCGCCAAAACAAGAAACAGTCTTCTTGAGAAACTGACCAACAGAGTAAAATCACTCCATACTTACACCTGCCCCTGTATAATTGCCATTCCAATCTCCGGAGGAAACAGGGATTACCTAGGGTGGATAAAAGAGACCACTGATTAA